Proteins encoded within one genomic window of Solibaculum mannosilyticum:
- a CDS encoding response regulator transcription factor: MSAEKILVVDDDSNICELLRLYLEKEGYTVFLASDGGKALEMFEKENPNLLLLDIMLPVLDGWQVCREIRKKSQVPIIMLTAKGETFDKILGLELGADDYVVKPFETKEVIARVKAVLRRAAPQTAEKEGKIVTYDKLSINMTNYELKVDGKQVDAPPKEMELIYHLASNPNRVFTRDQLLDEVWGFDYYGDSRTVDVHVKRLREKLEGVSDKWTLKTVWGVGYKFEVKE; this comes from the coding sequence ATGTCGGCAGAAAAGATCCTGGTGGTAGACGACGATAGTAATATCTGTGAATTGTTAAGATTGTACTTGGAAAAGGAGGGGTATACGGTATTCCTGGCCTCGGACGGCGGCAAAGCATTGGAGATGTTTGAAAAAGAGAATCCCAATCTTCTTCTTCTGGACATTATGCTGCCGGTTCTGGACGGATGGCAGGTATGCCGTGAGATCCGGAAGAAATCCCAGGTACCGATTATCATGCTGACTGCCAAGGGCGAGACGTTTGATAAAATCCTGGGCCTGGAGCTGGGGGCCGATGACTATGTGGTAAAACCGTTTGAAACAAAGGAAGTCATTGCCCGTGTAAAGGCGGTGCTGCGCCGTGCCGCTCCGCAGACTGCGGAGAAAGAGGGGAAAATCGTCACATACGACAAGCTCTCCATCAACATGACCAACTATGAGCTGAAGGTGGATGGCAAACAAGTGGATGCTCCTCCCAAGGAAATGGAGTTAATCTATCATTTGGCCAGCAATCCCAACCGGGTTTTCACCCGGGATCAGCTGTTGGACGAGGTTTGGGGATTCGACTATTACGGCGATTCCAGGACGGTGGATGTCCATGTCAAGCGCCTGAGGGAGAAACTGGAAGGCGTTTCGGACAAATGGACGTTAAAGACAGTATGGGGTGTCGGCTATAAGTTTGAGGTGAAGGAATAG
- a CDS encoding sensor histidine kinase, translating into MFRSVFTKYFAMTTAVITLCMVILGAVLLQFASNYWSDQERERLSLTAQQASSLLSNYERVLDEELDENGQVQWWLKLDDVTRVSIKAIARSLGANIYFVNLAGKVQNLALADRKLAAQDGVVMPDSILNKTIETGEFYELGNLDGTFPQTCYTAAVPVTVRTFGLVGIVCVSSSAGNLSQYVVDMLKMFLLSAVVVMIISFILVYVISYQMVKPLRQMAIAAKRFGEGDFSYRVPVRGKDEISELSKAFNQMAASLASVEGMRRSFVANVSHELRTPMTTIAGFIDGILDGTIEPDRRRQYLQTVSDEVKRLSRLVKEMLDVSRIEAGELKLNISNFDICDIMLRILFSFEQIIDQKGIEIRGLEETHSIMVEADADRIHQVIYNLVDNAIKFTNPGGAITLGARVESERVYVTVHNTGKGIALSDLPHVFDRFYKSDKSRSLDRKGVGLGLFIVRMLIQAHGGEIVARSMEGQYAEFEFWIPAPKKKQLKSAQENR; encoded by the coding sequence GTGTTCCGCAGTGTATTTACCAAGTACTTCGCCATGACCACAGCGGTTATTACCCTGTGTATGGTCATCCTGGGGGCGGTACTGCTGCAGTTTGCCTCGAATTACTGGAGCGATCAGGAGAGGGAACGCCTCTCTTTAACGGCACAGCAGGCATCTTCGCTTTTGAGCAATTATGAGCGCGTCCTGGATGAAGAGCTGGATGAAAACGGACAGGTTCAGTGGTGGCTGAAACTGGACGACGTTACCCGGGTATCCATCAAGGCGATCGCCCGGTCTCTGGGGGCTAACATCTACTTTGTCAATCTGGCCGGCAAGGTTCAGAATTTGGCGTTGGCCGATCGGAAGCTGGCGGCACAGGACGGGGTAGTGATGCCGGACAGCATCTTGAATAAGACCATCGAAACAGGCGAATTTTACGAGCTGGGCAATCTGGACGGGACCTTTCCACAGACTTGCTATACCGCCGCAGTGCCTGTGACGGTGCGCACATTTGGACTGGTCGGCATTGTATGCGTGTCCTCCTCGGCGGGCAACCTGTCCCAGTATGTGGTAGACATGCTGAAAATGTTTTTGTTGTCGGCCGTGGTAGTGATGATCATCTCCTTTATCCTGGTGTATGTCATCTCTTATCAGATGGTCAAACCCTTGCGTCAGATGGCCATAGCGGCTAAACGGTTTGGGGAAGGAGACTTTTCCTATCGGGTGCCGGTACGGGGGAAGGACGAGATTTCCGAACTCAGCAAAGCATTCAATCAGATGGCGGCTTCGCTTGCATCGGTAGAGGGGATGCGCCGTTCCTTTGTGGCCAACGTCTCCCACGAACTCCGCACGCCGATGACGACCATCGCAGGATTCATCGACGGTATCTTGGATGGGACCATCGAACCCGACCGGCGGCGCCAGTACTTACAGACGGTATCCGATGAGGTGAAACGCCTGTCCCGGCTGGTCAAGGAGATGCTGGATGTCTCCCGCATCGAGGCCGGGGAATTAAAACTCAACATCAGTAATTTTGATATTTGTGATATCATGTTGCGTATCCTCTTTTCCTTTGAACAGATTATTGATCAGAAGGGCATCGAGATCAGGGGGCTGGAGGAGACACACAGCATCATGGTAGAGGCCGATGCCGACCGCATCCATCAGGTCATCTATAATCTGGTGGACAACGCCATTAAGTTCACCAATCCCGGCGGAGCCATCACCCTTGGGGCACGGGTAGAGAGTGAGAGGGTGTATGTGACGGTTCACAACACCGGCAAAGGCATTGCCTTAAGTGATCTGCCTCATGTGTTTGACCGTTTCTATAAATCGGATAAATCCAGGAGCCTAGACCGAAAAGGGGTTGGATTGGGCCTGTTTATTGTGCGGATGCTTATCCAAGCCCACGGCGGAGAGATTGTGGCCCGCAGTATGGAGGGCCAATACGCTGAATTTGAATTCTGGATTCCGGCTCCCAAGAAGAAGCAGCTCAAGTCGGCGCAAGAGAATCGATGA
- a CDS encoding glycoside hydrolase family 38 C-terminal domain-containing protein: MKKSRKILAFALSLAMTCSAALPTLAAAGEAPAGNPGLRVDYYTVLPQEPWALEPGNLKASGYVDQIDNREFKYTLKTQTGQMNWAGARYTGNITIPKDGTYKFTGKTDDGARVYIDGQLVLDQWVSNTGQDKVGPEVQLKAGTYSFQMDYLQGSGGSYNRLFWSIDGGENELVPASAFTLPEGEEPMPEASRGKIYTIATAHLDTIWNWSYETTIREYIPKTMRENFQLFEDNPNYNFNFEGARRYDLMKEYYPEEYEKVKEYIADGRWYTAGSAWENGDQNGPSPEALIRNTLYGNQYFADEFGNDKRSYDIYLPDCFGFGYAMPSWMAHCNLVSFSTQKLTWGNAFVNGEIPFDIGKWVGPDGNYVMASTDTGNYTAKLQDIAPNGLRENNWIMGKLDANKAWGFYGTTVYHGTGDTGGSPGQGSVTAMNKDMALNGTEAGGDVDVISASSTQWVFDMTQAQKDAAPVYEGEMLLKEHGVGSWTARAIGHRWNSRNELLGVAAEKSATAASWLGTEEYPIDAFNTAWKRVIGHQFHDDITATSIASEYERSWNDYMLSLNQFGNEYENAVGGVASVMDTSVAEGTALVVNNPVAIDRNDVVEATVTMDSDCEAVRVYDDQGNEVASQILSKDGNVFEIAFKAEVSSMGYRVFDVRPSDTACEIDTGLSVTSDTLSNEKYNVVIDANGDIHSIYDKELGKELLADPIRLGQLNDTETEWPAWELKFDDYAFKDAREYVTADKASKFEVVENGPARVAIKITREYGNSSYEQIVSLEAGGEAVEVQNVIDWQEKSTMLKANFSFTATNDTATYDLGLGAIERGNNTQWQAESPAQKWADITDDSGEYGVSVLSDSKNGWDKPYSNTLRLTLIHTPSGDYLGESQQSYMDWGENRFGYAIYGHANTYGEAETQQQAQLFTEPMVAFQTVKHDGSLGSNYSFASISNDDIIVRAVKNGEVGEGLENQGDEIIVRFNEGANKAASDVEFSIGNGIASVREVYGTEMSMPEEESAKKGAYELKDGKLVFDMDAYGIRTFAIKLNKANVQVAKEDSSSVALPYNKDGFSNNSDKADANLGETNIGLPSELIPSVIDAGGVSFLMGNKADRANNVVVSNGQNVNLPSGDYNKVYLLAFSMNGDKEATFNIGDRIETLSTQTISIADYQEHVGQWDMHNKLTQHGGYVKEDDVAYVATHHHENGADQIASEVYMFKYELDIPEGATMIQLPEDNDIVILSATAVNETAGGEIVTEMYDSRAREDEPVDPTEKFTDYSGFEANDPPSNVNTSGQNGGSKNSSFQSGPTDAQAHTGSQSHKLTVNVNGDGSAYNYTSIYSPNIEVTEDMYIEYWLYAEDEDALHMNIDMKLASGQPLRDVNNDGSGPRVTDQRGVMVHPAQHANDPTVEGTEKATTGKWQYYRIDIGKWIAGNTINDIMFAFDFPNAHKGTHTAYIDDLRIGRTSEDEVAPNKDQLKSLIELAQSIEDKYTADSVANLNTALDAAIVVRDNDAATQEEINKAVEDLNTAYNALELDPAKADKTGLLTALEEAEAIDAFYYTDDSYNTLASAIATGREIYEGLYSQEQIDQATADIYTAIEGLVDRFSMISDKDSYAVNEEISLTVTTPEDVKTIGIKNDRGSFLGISSISYKVIDGVKVWSLKTSMGSAGNRSIDLFVKEDGQWKDTGSSLDLLVDSAPIEDIQPSFAMATVNKSEVDVDETFTITAVTSTAIDRLQLTNERGNAISVTSKDYYDDGYVRIWKLRTSLGSSGDRTLTVKAGSGSEWLEKEVNVNITVRGGSTKPDLPPVVGDAHVLSLNFSADSAAVNEVFHGTAVTTTGVNKISIRNERDKGVTLSNLTYSDNGNVRTWNFDLSVGSTGFRMFDLVGFSDGEQLDTRVNCSMTITAK; this comes from the coding sequence TTGAAGAAGTCAAGAAAGATTCTTGCGTTTGCCCTGAGTTTGGCAATGACATGTTCTGCTGCATTGCCCACCTTGGCAGCGGCGGGAGAGGCTCCCGCTGGTAATCCTGGCCTTCGGGTGGACTATTATACCGTCCTGCCCCAAGAGCCTTGGGCTTTGGAGCCTGGAAACTTGAAAGCTTCCGGCTATGTCGATCAGATCGACAACCGTGAATTCAAGTATACTCTCAAAACCCAAACCGGCCAAATGAATTGGGCCGGTGCTCGTTACACCGGTAATATCACCATCCCCAAAGATGGCACTTATAAGTTTACCGGCAAAACCGACGACGGTGCCCGCGTTTACATCGACGGCCAGTTGGTTCTGGATCAGTGGGTTTCCAATACCGGGCAAGACAAAGTCGGCCCTGAGGTCCAGCTGAAGGCCGGCACCTATTCCTTCCAGATGGACTATCTGCAGGGTTCTGGCGGGTCTTATAACCGTCTATTCTGGTCTATCGACGGCGGCGAAAACGAATTGGTCCCCGCTTCGGCATTCACCCTGCCGGAAGGCGAAGAGCCTATGCCCGAAGCGAGCAGAGGTAAAATCTACACCATCGCTACCGCCCACCTGGATACCATTTGGAACTGGTCGTATGAGACCACTATCCGGGAGTACATTCCCAAGACCATGCGGGAAAACTTCCAACTGTTTGAAGACAACCCCAATTATAACTTCAACTTTGAAGGCGCCCGCCGTTATGATCTGATGAAAGAGTATTATCCGGAAGAATATGAGAAGGTCAAGGAATATATCGCAGACGGTCGGTGGTACACCGCCGGCAGCGCCTGGGAAAACGGCGACCAGAACGGTCCCTCTCCTGAGGCTTTGATCCGTAACACTCTGTACGGCAACCAGTACTTTGCAGATGAATTCGGCAATGATAAACGCAGTTATGATATTTATCTCCCTGACTGCTTTGGATTCGGTTACGCCATGCCTTCCTGGATGGCCCACTGTAACCTGGTCTCCTTCTCCACCCAGAAACTGACCTGGGGCAACGCCTTTGTCAACGGCGAGATCCCCTTTGACATCGGCAAATGGGTCGGCCCGGACGGCAATTATGTCATGGCCTCCACAGATACCGGTAACTACACCGCCAAGCTTCAGGACATCGCTCCCAACGGCTTGCGTGAAAACAACTGGATTATGGGCAAACTGGACGCCAACAAAGCCTGGGGCTTCTACGGCACCACTGTCTATCACGGCACCGGTGATACCGGCGGCTCGCCTGGACAGGGTTCCGTCACCGCCATGAACAAAGACATGGCCCTCAACGGCACCGAAGCCGGTGGCGATGTGGATGTTATCTCCGCCTCCAGCACCCAGTGGGTATTTGACATGACCCAAGCCCAGAAGGATGCCGCCCCTGTGTATGAAGGCGAAATGCTTCTGAAAGAACACGGCGTCGGTTCCTGGACTGCCCGTGCCATCGGCCACCGCTGGAACTCCCGCAACGAACTGTTAGGTGTTGCAGCTGAGAAATCGGCCACCGCCGCTTCCTGGCTGGGTACCGAAGAGTATCCTATAGATGCCTTCAACACCGCCTGGAAACGGGTCATCGGCCATCAGTTCCACGATGATATCACCGCTACCTCCATTGCCAGCGAATATGAACGCAGCTGGAATGACTATATGCTGTCCCTCAACCAGTTCGGCAATGAGTACGAGAACGCTGTGGGCGGCGTAGCTTCGGTTATGGATACCAGCGTTGCAGAAGGTACGGCTCTGGTTGTCAACAACCCTGTTGCCATCGATCGTAACGATGTGGTGGAAGCCACCGTCACAATGGACAGCGACTGTGAAGCCGTCCGCGTCTACGACGACCAAGGAAACGAAGTAGCCTCCCAGATCCTCAGCAAGGACGGCAATGTCTTTGAGATCGCCTTTAAGGCTGAAGTATCTTCCATGGGTTATCGTGTATTTGACGTACGTCCCTCCGACACCGCCTGCGAGATTGACACCGGCCTGTCGGTCACCAGCGATACCCTCTCCAATGAGAAATACAATGTCGTCATCGATGCCAACGGCGATATCCACAGCATCTACGACAAAGAATTGGGCAAAGAACTGTTGGCTGATCCCATCCGTCTCGGCCAGCTTAACGATACCGAAACCGAGTGGCCCGCTTGGGAGCTGAAGTTTGACGACTATGCTTTCAAGGACGCCCGTGAATACGTCACCGCTGACAAAGCCTCTAAATTCGAGGTTGTGGAAAACGGCCCGGCTCGCGTGGCCATTAAGATCACCCGCGAATACGGCAATTCCTCCTATGAACAGATTGTCAGCTTGGAAGCCGGCGGCGAAGCTGTGGAAGTCCAGAACGTCATTGACTGGCAAGAAAAATCCACGATGCTCAAAGCCAACTTCTCCTTTACCGCTACCAATGACACTGCTACCTATGACCTGGGCCTGGGCGCCATCGAGCGCGGCAACAACACCCAGTGGCAGGCAGAGTCCCCCGCTCAGAAATGGGCTGACATCACCGATGACTCCGGTGAATACGGCGTATCTGTCCTCAGCGACAGCAAAAACGGCTGGGACAAACCCTACAGCAATACGCTGCGCTTGACCCTCATCCATACGCCGAGCGGCGACTATCTTGGTGAAAGCCAGCAGAGCTACATGGATTGGGGCGAAAACCGCTTCGGTTACGCCATCTATGGCCATGCCAACACCTACGGCGAGGCCGAGACCCAGCAGCAGGCCCAGCTCTTCACCGAGCCTATGGTCGCTTTCCAGACCGTCAAACACGATGGTTCCCTCGGCTCCAACTACTCCTTCGCCTCCATCAGCAACGACGATATCATCGTCCGCGCTGTCAAGAACGGCGAAGTGGGTGAAGGCCTCGAGAACCAGGGCGACGAAATCATCGTCCGCTTCAACGAAGGCGCCAACAAAGCGGCTTCCGATGTTGAATTCTCCATCGGCAACGGCATTGCAAGCGTCCGTGAAGTTTACGGCACTGAAATGTCCATGCCCGAAGAAGAATCTGCTAAGAAGGGCGCTTACGAGCTCAAGGACGGCAAACTTGTCTTTGATATGGACGCCTACGGCATCCGTACTTTCGCCATCAAGCTGAACAAAGCCAATGTCCAGGTTGCTAAGGAAGATTCCTCGTCTGTGGCACTGCCTTATAACAAGGACGGTTTCTCCAACAACTCCGATAAAGCCGACGCCAACCTTGGTGAAACCAACATCGGCTTACCCAGTGAACTGATCCCCAGCGTCATCGATGCCGGCGGCGTCAGCTTCCTCATGGGCAACAAGGCCGACCGCGCCAACAACGTGGTTGTATCCAACGGTCAGAACGTCAATTTGCCCTCCGGCGACTACAATAAGGTCTACCTGCTTGCCTTCTCCATGAACGGCGACAAGGAAGCCACCTTCAATATTGGCGACCGTATAGAAACCCTGTCTACCCAGACCATCAGCATCGCTGATTACCAGGAGCATGTCGGACAATGGGATATGCACAATAAACTGACCCAGCATGGTGGTTACGTCAAGGAAGACGATGTCGCTTATGTCGCTACCCATCACCATGAGAACGGTGCCGATCAGATCGCTTCTGAAGTTTACATGTTCAAATATGAACTGGACATTCCGGAAGGCGCTACTATGATCCAGCTGCCGGAAGACAATGATATTGTGATTCTGTCGGCCACTGCTGTCAACGAGACCGCTGGCGGCGAAATCGTCACTGAGATGTACGATTCCAGAGCTCGTGAAGATGAGCCTGTGGATCCCACTGAGAAGTTCACCGATTATTCCGGCTTTGAGGCCAACGATCCTCCGTCCAATGTTAACACCTCCGGCCAGAACGGCGGTTCCAAGAACTCCTCCTTCCAGTCCGGTCCTACCGACGCCCAGGCCCATACTGGCAGCCAGTCCCATAAGCTGACCGTCAACGTAAACGGCGACGGCTCTGCCTACAACTACACCAGCATCTACTCCCCCAATATCGAAGTCACCGAAGACATGTACATTGAGTACTGGCTGTACGCCGAGGACGAAGACGCCCTGCATATGAATATCGATATGAAGTTGGCTTCCGGCCAGCCGCTGCGTGACGTCAACAACGATGGTTCCGGACCTCGCGTCACCGACCAACGCGGCGTTATGGTCCATCCGGCTCAACATGCCAATGATCCCACTGTGGAAGGAACCGAAAAGGCCACCACTGGCAAATGGCAATACTATCGTATTGACATTGGCAAATGGATTGCCGGCAACACCATCAACGACATCATGTTCGCTTTTGACTTCCCCAACGCTCACAAGGGCACCCATACCGCTTACATCGACGATCTGCGCATCGGCCGCACCAGTGAAGATGAAGTTGCTCCCAATAAGGATCAGCTGAAATCCCTGATCGAACTGGCCCAGAGCATCGAAGATAAGTATACGGCAGATTCGGTTGCCAACTTGAACACCGCCCTGGATGCCGCTATTGTCGTCCGCGACAATGACGCTGCTACCCAGGAAGAAATCAACAAAGCTGTTGAGGATCTCAACACCGCTTACAACGCTTTGGAACTGGATCCTGCCAAGGCCGACAAGACCGGTCTGTTGACCGCCTTGGAAGAAGCTGAGGCAATCGATGCGTTCTATTACACCGACGATTCCTACAACACTTTGGCCTCCGCCATCGCTACCGGCCGGGAGATCTATGAAGGCCTTTACAGCCAGGAGCAGATCGATCAGGCCACTGCTGATATTTACACCGCTATCGAAGGTTTGGTCGACCGTTTCTCCATGATTTCCGATAAGGACTCTTACGCAGTCAATGAGGAAATCAGCTTGACCGTCACCACTCCGGAAGATGTCAAGACCATCGGCATCAAGAACGATCGCGGCAGCTTCCTGGGAATCTCCAGCATCAGCTACAAAGTGATCGACGGCGTCAAGGTTTGGAGCCTCAAGACCTCTATGGGTTCTGCCGGCAACCGTTCCATCGACCTGTTCGTGAAGGAAGACGGACAATGGAAAGATACTGGCTCCAGCCTAGACTTACTGGTCGATTCGGCTCCTATTGAGGATATCCAGCCCTCCTTCGCTATGGCTACCGTCAATAAATCCGAGGTCGATGTGGATGAGACCTTTACCATTACCGCCGTCACTTCCACTGCTATCGACCGTCTCCAGCTTACCAATGAAAGGGGCAATGCCATCAGTGTCACAAGCAAGGATTACTATGACGATGGTTATGTCCGTATTTGGAAACTGCGCACCTCCTTGGGCAGCTCGGGTGACCGCACTTTGACTGTCAAAGCTGGTTCCGGTTCCGAATGGCTGGAGAAGGAAGTCAACGTCAACATCACCGTCAGAGGCGGAAGCACAAAACCCGATCTGCCTCCTGTGGTCGGCGACGCTCAT